The sequence CCGTTAGAGCGAGTACAATAAGGTGATGTAGGCGGGTTATAAGacattaaatattatatttttACTTAGTTGGAAGAGAGAGAAGAGGTGAGAGAAGAGAAGCAGGCTACTAGTTGGGCTAGTCATAATGAGTATCATATACTAGAAGaacgctcgtgcgttgcaacgggccacattaactttaagagttgaATATTAGCATTCTCATatatatcaagtgacattggcgaccttttttaccatcaaatcctcacacacacactctctccctccctcttcctcactctctctcccccgctccctctctctctctaacacacacacacacacatattcatcttattgggtacgggaccataatccatctatttcacacacacacgctagtgcataacaatatgaactatgtgtattatattttccaccacaactgagggaattaatttcatgtaaatcggccagccacagctccaagaatacgcggaggaggtggcccgggtcggcgtcggcgccgtccggcgGCTACGGGCCCGCTTCCAAGCGCGTCTGCGCGCCGGCCACACATgccgggtccttcaagtgccgcttccaccgcaCCCACTCCCACGGCCACGGCCAGGGCCAGGGAAGTCGCCCTTCTTTgcccccttcaccggccgcggcacccggcctcgccgtcctTGTCCTCCGACACCGTCGCGacccagtgacgcagcccaagcatcggcctcgagaatcaagaacgctcgacaacggagagaaaagggaagatcatatacatgtcataagaaagggagtttatttactgctccctcgatgtattgtttcctttgtttggagattgattaccatccatGAGTTAACttaaggttaatgtgattgagcgatttttttgaaaatcaattatttgttttctaattaatgtgattgagtgatttaaggtaaggttaattaattcagatttgatctttagagattgttcatgattgattctacattactaaataacttgcgccagtatggaaagttctgatctgttcagatttctttcgttgtgtgagagggtgacgcaaaAATAAACTGATGAAGTAGGGGGAGGGGATGAAAAAAATCTACGGAAAAAAACCAGGAAAGGTGGGAGGAGGTATAAAAAaccatgggaggtgggacgaaaaaaaacctggaagcgagactaccaactgctccattaggagtagagactagTATCATGATATTAGTGTATGATATtacctccatagtgcatagtatcataaagtagtatcatagatgatcatatttattgtcatgcatgacacaaagtagcataacatttaatatgatacggtatctacctatgttactctaaccctcactcacttctttaattgtgtgccacataagcatgtttgctagtcccaagtgcatgttaccggttatgttaccccactatgaccagccttaagagcaactccaatggggcgaacCATTTCGTCTGTCGCCGTCCGTTcgggtcggcgcggacagaaaagtcggcccaacgcgccgacccaaacggacgcgcgtctgcTTTCGAtcgcctgccgacccattcccggcccatttttgagccggatttgcgtcggcgcggacacaagacggacgcgcgcgctctcgccctctctcctccccggacccgctggtcggtggcacattggcctctcCACATCAAACAATACACCCTCACCCGCCTGCTTCGTCACCGACGCCGCCGGCCATTTTTTCCGATAAAAAAGGATACATAGATAgttgagagaattccttatttaacactgtctAAAAAATttgttccttatttgacactgaaaaATTATTTCGTCCCTATCTAACACAACCTTTAAATTTTATTCTCAATATAACACTTCCATCCATTTTTTGTGCAAATAGTGTTAAATGGCACGTGAAATGACAATTCTGCCCTCAGACATCTATTCAATCATTTTCTTTATATTAGACTTAGGTTTTCTAGTTCCAATCAAGTCTTTCGTAGTGCATAGACGTGTATATAAGCACCGTCAAGACTGCTTTGTACAACAGAAAAGAAGATTGAGAAGTGTAAAAAAATGCAGGAGCGACATGACCAACAAATCTCTTCGACCTGTTTGTTCTATTCGCCAAGCTAACACAGGCAAAGCAAGACTCAACGCTAAGTACGTACGTACATACGCGGCTACAGACAAGCACGTTCTGCTTCTAGGGAAAAATTAATCAAGCTGCATGTATTTCTGAGCTAGCATTGCACGTACGTGCGCTGGTTGGGTGAATCGACTTGGCATTTTAAAACTGACACTTCACCACGGGCTCAAGCAACACTGGTCCGCTCCTGTCCGCTGCGCCTTCGCCGTTCCCACCACACCCTGTCTTAAGAAGTTTTCCAGCCAAAACCAGGGGTAAATTTGTCATTTCACGTGTCATAGGTCAGAAAATAAACGAAAGTGTcatatctctactacctaaaaaaaCGGAAGGTTCCGTTTCCCGTCTTACGTCGCGAGCggcgacgatcttcgtccagcctTCGCTCGTCGCGCTCGTTCTGTTATCCGGGTTGCCAGCGTGCGCAGGCCCAGAAAGGCCCGAGACAAAGGCCCGTGCGTCTCTCGCCCGTCGTCGACCTCTTTTTCCCCACGCCTACATTCACCGCGTCCGAAATTATAGGGATGCAGTCCCCCAATCCGATCTGATTTGACGCTGTCGCTCCCATCTTCGTCATGGGCGCTGCCTCCTCGTCCTAAGCACAGCAGCCACACATACCCATCTCTTCTCCCTTGAAGCTTCCACAGGCCCCCCTCCCGCCCTCCTCCGTCCCAGCAACTCTCTCCGCCGGGTGCACATCGGTGAGGCCATGCTCCCTCTCTTTGCAATGATGGGATTGACGTGGTGAACGAGCAGAGATGAGCATGCGTGCTCCCCCAGTCGAGCCGCCCCGCCTCCAAGCGGTGCCCTAGACGAGGGCGTCTCCCCGCGCGCCTTCGTGCTGCCATCGGCAGCGCTGAACGAGGATGTCGTCCTGCTCCTTCCCTCTATACCTTGACGGGGTGCTGGTGTCCTTGACTCCTTTGCTCGTGCACGACGAGCGAAGGCTAGGGGACGTAGGGATAGTGGGCGGTGTTGGAGTGGGTATTGGCAAGGGAGACAGGGCGCCGCTGGGGCAGAAGAGCACGATGCTGTAGCGGGCCAAGAGCGCCGCGGCGATGGAGACCGATGAGAGATAAGAGACAGATTCATTTGGCTACACTGACGTGTTGTTACGTCCAACTACTACTGCTAGCaaggagtgagagagagatgagaCGACATTTTCTATGCTTATTTGCTCGATGAGAGAGAGATTCTTTTGGCTACACTGACGTGTTGTTATGTCCAACTACTACAGATAAGATAGTTTAGGAAGTGCAAGTGCCCAATGATAGAAGCTGAATATGAGGTGCTGTTATCCAAGGAAAATAAAGTGTGTGTATGACAGGTGGTTGAGGGAGGGGGATTGTAAGCCGGATGCCGCCATTGACAGAAATGATGAGTCTGAATTAGAAAGGCCGGGACATGAAGGAAATAAGAAGAGAAGAGTAGTGCCTCATGATTGTTGTTAAACCATTATAATAGTAtgtcccgttgcaatgcacgggcatttacCTAGTTAGGAACAAAATTTAAAGTTGGTGTTAGATAGAGAAGACATTTTTCTTCAGTGTTAAATAGGGAAACGGAATTTAAAATAGTGTTAAATAAGAAATTCTTTCTAGATAGTTCTAGCGTACATAGATAAAAGAAAAGACCAACTACTCGTCGCTTTCCGACTCCGattcggtaatgtcctcctccaacgtctgaatgtaggcgtcagcaTACTGCTCGTCTTCGAAGTCCCAACCCGACGTTTCTCGTAGCTTCAGTTTTAATTGAGCGGCCTGCTTCCACGCACGCTTGTCCTTTCGATAGCCAGCTCGCTCCGTCCTTCTCGCGTCCCTCTCCGTCCTCCTTTGCTTGTAGAACTAGCGCTCGTCAACGacgtcctgcgggaagcgttcgcGCCACCCCAGCATGGCTTccacgtccatctcggcgatggcgaagcgacgctgccgcctccagtggacacgacgatcctcgtcggtgaaaagccgcgggagaggcgcgagatcctgcgcccgctggctcgacacatcaggaaaattcatatcccgacgaggcctaaggaggcgccacgccgccgcatcGTGCGCATGGGCTgcctcctctgcggtgtcgaaggtgccgagaaTGAGGCGTTTCTCGCCAAACCAGATCTCAGAtgagaaggcgccggagcggcgctcgcggactcTGCGAAAATCGGAAGCGCCCAGGCGGCGCATTGACATGGTGACGCAGAGGCGGCGAGGCTAGTGAGAGGGGGCGAGATGAGTGGGCGGCGGACAGTGTGGAGGGAGCGCCTTCTTATGACCAGCGCCGGCCATGGCGCGCGCGCGAAGCTTTCCCGCGCACTGGAGCACCAAAACGCGCGCTAGGCCGCTTTTCCCCGCGCGCGGTCATGAAATAGGTCGGCCcattgggcgcactgccgacccaatcTAAAAGAGGGCGGACGGCGGGCGGGcagccgacccaaacggataaaaagtttatccgtttgggtcggcccgttgaagTTGCTCTAACAGCCGGCTGTAGCACGTGCTCCTAAAAACTTtgtgaggctggtcatagtggagagtaacttagactccgtgggtagtgtcataggtgtggtaacatagttgccttcatttattactttgtagactcattatgcattggaaaccgctatgtgatggtaacatattatgttactctatttgcctctctcctcattaactacttgccacatcaccaattttgcttatgtggcatctatgttactacctatgttactcccactatgaccagcctgagagAACAAGATGGgtcatgtaacaacaaagtagtACATATTAATATTCAGCTATTGTATTTGTCGGCTATAAACTTAGCTATATGTGacgtggcaacatcatatagccagcagtcggctatattattaaccatgctctcacACCGACGACACAATTTGGGAGACAGGCATTCAGAACACAGTACTACCTTCGTGAATGTGACCTCGTACGCAGCTGGAGCACCACAGAGCTGCACCACGTTAAATGTGACCTCGTATCATCATGGATGTTGCCGCTCAGCGCTGCTGCTAACCACCCCTCCTCTCCACCTCTCTTTCTAGTTTCCAGTGAGCAGGTGCACCTGGAGCGGCCATGGCGACCGCGGAGCAGCGCCAGCGTCACGCCGTGTTCTTCCCTTTCCCGGCGCAGGGCCATGTGAAGCGGCGCTcggcctggcccagctcctccaccGTTGCCATGGCTTCCAGGTCACCTTCGTCCACACTGAGCacaaccgccgccgcctcctccggtcGCGCGGCCCCGGCGCTCTCGCGGGGGTCCCCGGGTTCCGCTTCGCCGCCGTCCCGAACGGCCTGCCCCCGTCCGAGGCGGACGCGTCGCAGGACATGGGCGCCCTGCTGTCCACCACGGAGGCCCTGGTCCCGCACTTCAGGAGCCTCGTCTCCGGCCTGCTCCCGCCCGCATCCTGCGTCATCTCCGACGTTGAGCACGTCCTGCATGCGTCCAAGAAGATGGGCCTTCGCTGCGTCACCTTCTGGACGACGAGCGCGTTCGCCTTCATGGCGTCCCAGCAATTGCAGCGGCTCGTGGATGCGGGCATTGTCCCCCTCAAAGGTACATACATGCATCGATCGATTGTTTTTGCTACGGAAAAAGGCCTTACAAATTGAGTGTGATGTGCTTGCCTTGAGAACCAGAGGCTGAGCAGCTGAGGAATGGATACCTGGACGACACGGTTGTGGACTGGGTGCCGGGGATGCCCAGCGACATCCGCCTCAGAGACTTCCCGAGCTTCATCCGCACCACGGACCCCGACGACGCCATACTCAAAATCATCCTGAACGCAATGGCGTGCCACAGGACCACTCCGTCCGCCATCATCTTCCACACCTTCGACGAGATCGACCGCGAGGCCATGGCGGCCATGTCCACCATCCTGCCACCGACCTACGCCGTCGGGCCACTGCCGCTCCTCCTCGGCCAAGTCTCTGGCGGCGGCGTGGTCGACACACTAGAATCAAACTTGTCAAGGGTGAACCACGCCTCCCTAGAGTGGCTGGAGGGCAAGCGGCCAGACTCGGTGCTGTACGTGAGCTTCGGGAGCATAGCGACGCTCACGAGCAGCCAGCTGGTGGAGTTCGCGTGGGGTCTGGCCAACAGCAAGAAGGACTTCCTGTGGGTGATCAGAGACGATCTAGTGAGCGACGGCGAcggccctgccgccgccgtgctGCCACCGGAGTTCCTGGAGGAGACGAAGGCGAGGAGCCACGTGACGAGCTGGTGCCCGCAGGAGGCGGTGCTCCGGCACGAGGCCACGGGCGCGTTCCTGACGCAGTGCGGGTGGAACTCCGTCCTGGAGAGCCTCAGCGCCGGGGTGCCCATGCTGTGCTGGCCCTTCGGCGCCGACCAGTACACGAACGCGAGGTACGTCTGCTCCGAGTGGCGCGTCGGCGTGGAGATCGGCGGCGATGTCAAGAGGGGCGAGGtggaggcggccgtcaaggaggtGATGGGAGGAGACGGGGGAAAGGAGATGAAGAGAATGGCCATGGAatggaaggagaaggctgccatgGCTGCACTGCCTGGTGGGCCATCTTGGGTAAATCTGGAGAAGGTGGTTAATGAGGTGCTTGCTCTGCAACCTAGCAAGATCAGTGATACTACGGGATTATGAGCAGGCTCGTGCCTGGTCTACACCGGCAATAAGTTCGATGAAAGGGGAGCATGCCATGGCTGTGCTTTCGATTCATCTTTCTCCAAGATTAATCTCTTTGTCGAAACTTAATGGGTTAGGTGATCCATTATGTAGTAAGTACAATAGTGATCACCCAACTACACTCTTCAATGTAGCATGATTCATTTGGTATTTGAAAGaccgagccggcatatcatcttgaaatttacgaagtcaccataggcacctcgtcattgacgggaacgtctccttccactgaatgcacatcgccgaaaatcctgaaataaatacaggaataaatgcgagcaccaggatttgaaccctgatgggctgaggataccatagtccttctaaccatccaaccacaggttggttcgcgacTTCGATGTCTAGTAGAGTAAGCATATAACCTTAAAGACTGGTATTTTCATATTTTATGGAATAGAATATGATCAAGTATTGTACTCGTATAAAAAGTTTGGCCAAAAAATGATTCTTTTTGACTTcatgcaaaaaaataaaacaaatttaTGACGTGAATAGTACTTGTATATAGCgtcttgatttatttattttcttaccagAATACCATGAAAGTCATTCCTTAGCGGATCTTTTTATACGAATACAATACTTGATCATGtttgattccaaaatgattaactTTTTTTACAAATCATTATTCGCATATAGGGTGCACATGAGACAAATTGAAGGTATGGAACAGCCAGAAAGTAAATTTGATCCTTTAGTTTAGTATAATCTTCTTTGTTTTTAAAATGGCACCCAGGTTCATTTCTCCCGACCTTCATTACTTCGTTAGTTCAATCAAATGAACTAAACAAGGTGATGCGATTTGTGTATTTTAATTTATTTGGTTGAACTAAAGGTTCGGAGGGCACCCTAGAGGCCTAGAGGTTACACATTTGCATCCCCGGTCGTCTGTCGCTCCTTAAGAAGCGCCAAGACATGACAACACTCCTCTGCCATCAAAGATGGGGCTTTGCTGCTACTATACACATCTCTATTTTATAAGCTTTCTTGCGGTATCAAACTAAATCGCAGCAGGATACAGATGTCTTCACTTTATAAGGATGCATCTGATCGGCGAACCTTCCGCTCCACGCAACCGAAGTGGCAGGCAATGCAACGAGTATATCCCAGGTATGACATTCTCCAGTTTGAGGCCCTCCACAAGAATGATATCCTGAATGGAACCAAAGAACAGCAAAATATCAGGTATATGGTGTTTTATCCGTCTCGAGAAATCAACTGTAGGATGCCTAGCGTGGTGGCTAGTGCCAAGTACCCGCATGGAGTAATACTCCATATGAAAGAACACAGGTACAAAGATTCTAGCTGGCCTCTTCGAAACTTGTTTGATCAATGTGAGCCAACGGGCATATTGAGAGGCCACAGTTTTTTTTGTCACTGACCCCAAATTTAGAAGCTCAACCAGGAATATTAACGGTCCTAATCCATCGAGGGTAGGGAAGAGGAGTGTCATCTAGGGAAGTACTCCTAGTAACATAGAAGGACCTCCTTCAGCGAATCATTAATCACGCCGCTCTTGGTAAGGACTACACTACTTTCGTGGATCAATATCGACAATACGGCTCAAATATTCTTCATTTTACTAGTGAACATCCGATTCTTTGTTTAAAGTTACTGTTGGAGACTGTTTGTTCAGATTACTGGAAACACAAGGAAAATGAAGTTCGGAGCACAGGGCAAAAACAGAAGGTACAAtaagaaaagagagaaaagaacGTAAACATAATCAAATACAGTAAATATGAACGAAACAAAATTACTCCAAAGAAGTATCTTCGTACCCGGTTTTCGAGAAAAACTAAATGCGAAGGGATCAAGTCATCGAAAGCTGCAACGGACAAATAGTCTATTCCTGCAAAAACATGACAACAAAAGTTAAATATTATTTTTGAGAATAAAAGTGAAGAGATAAATATAAATAGAAGAGTTAATGCAGGACAAATCATTTAACCTGTCCAAGATGTAGAAGTTTGTACTTAAGGGCTGATGCGTAAGGAGCAACTAACAGGAACACATATGGAAAAAAGGAATTGGATGGAGCAGAAGGAATACAATGATAATGAGACCATGGTCCAGGGGCTATAGAATGACAGAGTGCATGGTGTGTGGGGCACTGGATGCGTCAAAACATGACACTTCCAATCCAGGTATGCAAAATGCTAATGGTGCAAACAGAAACCACTATATTTCAGACCAATGACACACACATGCAGACCCACATAGTTGCATACAGAACTAAGTAAAATATTATAGTGTCATAGATACAATGAAGGACCTTGTAAAAGGATGCAAAGCTCGTTGGAACTCACCGACAAGCTTAATATCCGTGTTGTCTACCAACCATTGGGCACCATCTTTCATAAAACCCACATAGCTTGTGTCAAACTCTTTCTTCCACATTAGGTTCCTACATGCCAACAGTTTCACTGAATTCACTTTCCCAACTTATCACATTCCGCTCTACAGTTCGGCATAGTAAAGCACTTGGTGCAGTAATTTAATTCAAGAAATTGCATAATGGATTAAAATAGAGGATACAAGATGTTCTATAGAGAAAACTATTGAGGGGTTGTACGAATCCAAAAGCACATGATTAGGACGAAGGAAGCCAGATATAGGGAAAAATTCTTGGTTCTGCTGGTTTGCTCATTCATTTACATATTCCCAGATTGATTAAGGTGGGCCCTGAAAATACACGCCAAGGCATCGGTCAATGAATATTATGCACTTTNNNNNNNNNNNNNNNNNNNNNNNNNNNNNNNNNNNNNNNNNNNNNNNNNNNNNNNNNNNNNNNNNNNNNNNNNNNNNNNNNNNNNNNNNNNNNNNNNNNNNNNNNNNNNNNNNNNNNNNNNNNNNNNNNNNNNNNNNNNNNNNNNNNNNNNNNNNNNNNNNNNNNNNNNNNNNNNNNNNNNNNNNNNNNNNNNNNNNNNNNNNNNNNNNNNNNNNNNNNNNNNNNNNNNNNNNNNNNNNNNNNNNNNNNNNNNNNNNNNNNNNNNNNNNNNNNNNNNNNNNNNNNNNNNNNNNNNNNNNNNNNNNNNNNNNNNNNNNNNNNNNNNNNNNNNNNNNNNNNNNNNNNNNNNNNNNNNNNNNNNNNNNNNNNNNNNNNNNNNNNNNNNNNNNNNNNNNNNNNNNNNNNNNGAAAATGTCCGACAGATATTTCGATAAGTGAAAGGTCCATCCCACTGAAGACGTCTTGTCTACAAAAGGATAAGTAGGTATGCAATGTACCCATTCAGGGTGCAGTCACGTGTCTCCTGGATGGATACAAATTGCAATGAAGACAAATTTGGTGGCATCAGGAGAATTATTTGAAGTTTTCCCTAACCGGGGATGCAACAAAGTAATCATCACTCTAATACAAAGTGACATGCGGTTGGCGCGTGTTCGAGAAAAAAAGAAAGCAAACATCACTTGTTAGCATCTACCAAAGATGCTTTTTTGCAGTAGATGCACACCTTTGGATTGGCATTTTCTATACAACCAAACCCTCTATCAATTTGCTAGGCGAAGTGCCAAGGGAGTAATGTAAATCGTCAGAATTTAAAGCACCCCAGATCTTTTACAGCAAACTATTTTCTTTCTGACAACAAGAAGACAGAGGCCATATACTACCATATAGGAAGTAGAAAATCAAATTACTTCTCAAAGTTACTTCGGAGCAGTTGGTTCATGTATTATTGATGAATACCTCAGCTCAACCTCTTTCCGAATATTAGACATAATATAAGTCAACAATAAACACTGTGTCAAATCATTCAAAATAGGTACAGAGCCGTATCAAATGCTAAATATTACTTGAGTGCAAacatccaaacacacacacacacacacacacacagagtttTGGATGGCAGATAAAGCAGAGGGTCTTAAGAAGGCTAGGTTTCTGAACACGCAACGAGGTTACTCAGAGAATTACCCACTTATGTGATGCGAACACCTACTGGATCTAGTCCTTTACTTTGCTAAGTGTGGCAAAAGGTTTTTGAACATGAAGTTTGAATGATGGCACTTAAATTTTAGTTTGCACTAGATGTTTGCCTGAGCGTAACATGAAAAGGTGTTCACATCAAAAATCTATAAGCATGAATACCACAAATGAGCAGACAATTGGGTTAAGAACCATTACCTGTCAGTGTTTAACGTTCTAAAAAGTACCCGTTGAACTCCTTTAGGAATATGCAAAGATTCCATCGTTTTAGCTGCAATGATAGATCAACTCAATATGCAGATTCCATGTCTAATTAAACAGATACTAAGGTATTAAATCAGACTTCGCCAAACATTAGTTAGACAAGTTTGACTTCCTGCTGTCAGTAGCTAAATACAAAATCAATTGTTTTATACAAGTTTGATTTCTTTGACACATTTCCTTGGTCCTGTAGCTCACCTTTCATAGACTCATTCTTTTCTAGAACTTAGGTAAGGTCTGACCACCTATTTGTtggccacaaaaagtgtggcacgACTTAGCCAATCACACACAATCAACATAATAATCCGCAGCAAACAAATAGTTAGGCCAAGTAAACAACACTAGCCTTTTTAGGACACTAACAAATAAGCGGCTGGCACGAATAATACAAATTTTACCAGTAATATTTTCATCCCTTGGAACATCAACCAGCAGTGCAGGACCTAATAACACAAAACCAGTTGTTAGAACTGTATAATACAATTGCATATACATAATAAATACGTGCATCTAATTGTAACCCTGTGAGTAATGATTCAGATGTACACATCGTATGCTAcataatgccttttctcccaataaTGGCATGTTCAACATGCAGTATCACTCATTTTTTGCAAGCCTGAGGAGTGAGCTATGATCTTGTACACGCAATACTTAAAAAAGCTTTATGTTACTCAACAACAGTTAACATGGAAATTTGGCCGACTAAGAAAATGTTTGAAGCACTGGAACAGAGCTCTTATAGACTGGATGGTATCAGCACTTTTAATCAAGAAATTAAGGAAACATGACGTAGCAACCTTTTCAGTTTCTCCAGTACCCCTCCCTGATCTGTCCCAGAAAAATGTGATATTTCTAAAAATTCCCTATGGAGCTAGTCTCACTAGAAATTTACGAGTAGTATATTTTGATGAACGGAATGGCTTTCACAGGAAATATTTTTTATGCAATCATGCTATATATGTTCTGCCCACGGCCTTCATTCCTTCAATCTTCCAACAAGAAGAGTAACGAAGCAGCAAAGTATAGTTGCCATAATCTGCCTAATTTGCAAACTTCTGCATCGAAGACGTGTTCAATTCAGACAAATTTCAATCCCCAAAAATGAGTTCGCATAGCCATTGGTCACGGTCCTCCGATAGCATGTGACCCAATTCCTGCTTGACAACGCAAACGCAAAACAGAGTGACACGTTTGGAACGGCCACCGCTTCACTGGTACTGTACTACAGAAATTGCTAGCGattaaaaaaaaaagagagagaggcggcggcggcggcggcggcggcgacggtggagtgAGCTCACCGTTGAGGACGTCGAGGTCGAGGGTGTCGACGTCGAAGCCAGCGTCGAAGTAGTGCTGGAAGACGTGGCCGGGGGCGTCGACGTGGGTGCCGGTGTGGGTGGGCATCCGCATCTCGGAGTTGTTGGCGAGGGAGCCGTTGCGCATGGAGGCGGGCAGCCACAGGAACTGGCCCACCCCGGCGCCGGACTCCCACGAGGGCATGTCCTCCCGGTAGTAGTGGGTGATGTCCAGGATGCGGCCCCCGCCGTGCGTCTCCCGGCGCTCCGGCGCCAGCACGGGCTCCGCCGGGCACGACGCCGGCTGGCTCGGGTAGGCCGGATGCGCGCacggtgcggtggcggcggcgagagggaggaggaggaggaggaggggaggcgccatTTGGGACCAGT comes from Triticum aestivum cultivar Chinese Spring chromosome 5B, IWGSC CS RefSeq v2.1, whole genome shotgun sequence and encodes:
- the LOC123112301 gene encoding cyclase-like protein 3, encoding MPRERSNWSQMAPPLLLLLLPLAAATAPCAHPAYPSQPASCPAEPVLAPERRETHGGGRILDITHYYREDMPSWESGAGVGQFLWLPASMRNGSLANNSEMRMPTHTGTHVDAPGHVFQHYFDAGFDVDTLDLDVLNGPALLVDVPRDENITAKTMESLHIPKGVQRVLFRTLNTDRNLMWKKEFDTSYVGFMKDGAQWLVDNTDIKLVGIDYLSVAAFDDLIPSHLVFLENRDIILVEGLKLENVIPGIYSLHCLPLRLRGAEGSPIRCILIK